A region of Polyangiaceae bacterium DNA encodes the following proteins:
- a CDS encoding FAD-dependent oxidoreductase: MRIETDESTIPSRDASRRRVLIVGGVAGGASCAARLRRLDESSEIVVFERGPYASFANCGLPYHVGNVIADERALLVASREMFKARFDIDVQTETEVTKIHRDTHTVIVRDVRSGELRSERYDALVLAPGAAPIRPPVPGIELPGVFAVRTIPDTRRIRSWLEERQAKTAVVVGGGFIGLEMAENLSYRKLAVTLLEKLPQVMPPLDPEMAAPLMMELEEHGIKLHMNDGLAGIESSAGGALVVVTESGARLQADIVILAIGVRPETTLAKDAGLPIGARGGIVVDEQMRTADPSIWAVGDAIEVRDVLTGQEVVLPLAGPANRQGRVAAESIAGRSTQFRGVQATAVVGVMGMTAASTGASEKGLRRAGVTKYQKVYLHPGHHAGYYPGSSPIHLKLLFSVPDGRILGAQAVGREGVEKRIDVIATAIQFGATVHDLAEAELCYAPQYGAAKDPVNMAGILAQNVLNGDMPLANWHDFAASDAFVLDVREPHEFSAGHVPRAINVPLGDLRTRHTELPKDRDIWICCGVGQRAYYATRFLLQHGFRAKTLSGGLATYNMLEAAGMID; the protein is encoded by the coding sequence ATGCGTATCGAAACCGATGAATCCACAATTCCGTCGCGCGACGCTTCCCGTCGTCGTGTCCTCATCGTTGGCGGTGTGGCCGGGGGCGCTTCGTGTGCCGCGCGATTGCGACGCCTCGACGAATCCAGCGAAATCGTCGTATTCGAGCGGGGACCCTACGCGTCCTTCGCCAATTGCGGTTTGCCCTATCATGTGGGCAATGTCATTGCCGACGAACGGGCGCTCCTGGTCGCATCCCGCGAGATGTTCAAAGCGCGATTCGACATCGATGTCCAAACGGAAACGGAGGTGACGAAAATCCATCGTGACACGCATACGGTCATCGTGCGCGACGTGCGTTCGGGCGAGCTTCGATCGGAGCGTTACGATGCATTGGTGCTCGCGCCCGGGGCTGCCCCCATTCGTCCGCCGGTGCCGGGTATCGAATTGCCGGGCGTGTTTGCGGTGCGGACCATCCCGGATACGCGGCGCATTCGTTCGTGGCTCGAAGAGCGGCAGGCGAAGACGGCCGTCGTGGTGGGCGGTGGATTCATCGGGCTCGAGATGGCCGAGAATCTATCGTATCGGAAATTGGCCGTCACGCTCTTGGAAAAGCTGCCGCAGGTGATGCCGCCGCTCGATCCCGAAATGGCGGCGCCGCTCATGATGGAGCTCGAGGAGCACGGCATCAAGCTCCATATGAATGACGGTTTGGCAGGGATCGAGTCATCCGCGGGAGGTGCTTTGGTCGTCGTCACCGAAAGCGGCGCGCGCTTGCAGGCCGATATCGTCATTCTCGCCATTGGCGTGCGTCCGGAGACGACATTGGCCAAAGACGCCGGGTTGCCGATCGGGGCACGTGGAGGCATTGTGGTGGACGAGCAGATGCGCACGGCGGATCCGAGCATCTGGGCCGTGGGAGATGCGATTGAAGTGCGCGATGTGCTGACGGGGCAAGAGGTCGTGCTACCGCTCGCGGGGCCGGCGAATCGTCAGGGGCGCGTGGCTGCCGAATCCATTGCGGGCCGTTCCACGCAATTCCGAGGCGTTCAGGCAACCGCTGTCGTCGGCGTCATGGGGATGACGGCGGCATCCACGGGGGCCAGCGAAAAAGGCCTTCGGCGTGCGGGGGTGACCAAGTACCAAAAAGTGTATCTGCACCCCGGTCACCATGCGGGTTATTATCCGGGCTCGAGCCCCATTCACCTGAAACTTCTTTTTTCGGTGCCCGACGGACGCATTCTCGGCGCGCAAGCGGTGGGGCGCGAGGGCGTCGAAAAACGCATCGACGTCATTGCGACGGCAATTCAATTCGGCGCCACGGTGCATGACTTGGCCGAAGCCGAATTGTGTTATGCTCCGCAATACGGTGCCGCAAAGGACCCCGTGAACATGGCCGGCATCCTTGCGCAAAACGTGCTCAATGGCGACATGCCGCTGGCCAATTGGCACGATTTTGCTGCAAGCGATGCCTTCGTGCTGGATGTCCGCGAACCGCACGAGTTTTCCGCCGGGCATGTTCCGCGCGCAATCAATGTGCCTCTTGGCGACCTGCGCACGCGGCACACCGAATTGCCAAAGGACCGCGATATCTGGATTTGTTGTGGCGTCGGGCAACGCGCGTATTACGCGACTCGGTTTCTGTTGCAGCATGGGTTCCGAGCGAAAACGTTGTCCGGGGGACTTGCGACCTACAACATGCTCGAAGCGGCTGGCATGATCGATTGA
- a CDS encoding transposase — translation MSDTTVWLTERFDSAVRFNVHFHSLALDGVYVQSADGAGLRFPRLPKPTEEEVYEVAERTVKRVVAILEKKGRALCGHCRWFQHFSPNRRALEFLREWLGDYA, via the coding sequence ATGAGCGACACGACGGTATGGCTGACCGAGCGCTTCGATTCGGCAGTGCGTTTCAACGTGCATTTCCACTCGCTCGCGCTCGATGGTGTGTACGTGCAATCCGCGGATGGCGCAGGTTTGCGATTTCCGCGGTTGCCCAAGCCGACGGAGGAGGAGGTTTACGAAGTTGCCGAGCGGACGGTGAAACGGGTGGTGGCGATATTGGAGAAAAAGGGCAGGGCGCTCTGCGGTCATTGTCGATGGTTTCAACATTTCTCACCCAACCGCCGCGCCTTGGAATTTTTGCGCGAGTGGCTTGGGGATTACGCTTGA